The genomic DNA GAATACGATCAGGAACAGAACGAAGACCGCGACGGTCCCCACCCAGAACATCGCCTGACGGCGCACCGAAGAGCCGGTCAGCGCGCCGACTTCCACATTGACGTGAATGTCGCCATCACGAACTGTCGCTTCCGACTGACGGATCGTTCGGCTGGCGCTCGTGCGCGTGGGTGTCGGTTTCTTGACCATGTGCATCTATTTCCAGGAAACGTATTGGATAGAGCCAGTCCTGATAGCAGAATGGCGTTACGGATATCTTAGTGCGAACGGGAACAAGTTAGAACGGTTACTGAGGATTGCAATGTCTGTGCGAAAAGCCTGACGAAACACAACCTTCTATCGAGTTATGGACAGTGCTTTACGATTTCAGGCAGAATCCTGCACTGTTTCGCTCTTTTCGAGCTTTGTGGCCTTGCAGGCAGCGCCGTCTCGTGCCATTGCGCGCACATTCTCTGTTTATCGCATTTTTCTTGAGCAAAACCGTTACACGCTTTTGCCGAAAATGCATTAAACAGCTGCGTGGATAAGCACCCAATTTCAGGAGCAGGCCATGACCATGGAAAATAAGCCCGCCGATAAGCCTGTTGGCCAGAACGGCCTGACCTATGCGCAGGCTGGTGTCGACATCGATGCTGGTAATCTGATGGTCGAGAAGATCAAGCCGCTCGTGCGCTCCACGCGCCGCCCCGGTGCGGATGGCGAGATTGGCGGCTTTGGCGGGCTGTTCGACCTCAAGGCTGCTGGCTTCAAGGATCCGGTACTCGTTGCCGCCAATGACGGTGTCGGCACCAAGCTGAAGATCGCCATCGATGCCGACAAGCACGACACGGTGGGCATTGATCTTGTTGCCATGTGCGTCAACGATCTCGTCGTTCAGGGTGCTGAACCGCTTTTCTTCCTCGACTATTTTGCGACGGGCAAGCTTTCGCCGGATCAGGGTGTCGATATCGTTGCGGGTATCGCAGAAGGATGCCGACAAGCCGGTAGCGCACTGATCGGCGGTGAAACCGCTGAAATGCCCGGCATGTATCGCGACGGCGATTATGATCTTGCCGGTTTCGCGGTTGGTGCGGCTGAACGCGACCGTCTGCTGCCGCGTGGCGACATTGCCGAAGGTGATGTCATACTCGGCCTTGCTTCGTCCGGTGTGCATTCCAACGGATTTTCTCTGGTGCGCCGCATCGTCGAACTCTCCGGCCTTGGCTGGAAGTCCGATGCCCCGTTCCAGCCGGGCGCGACGCTCGGCGAAGCGCTGCTGACCCCGACACGCATTTATGTGAAGCCTCTTCTTGCCGCGATCCGCGCTTCGGACGGCATCAAGGCGCTGGCCCACATCACCGGCGGCGGTTTTCCCGACAATATTCCGCGCGTCCTGCCGGAAGGTCTCGCTGCCGAAATCGATCTTGAGTCGATTTCCGTTCCGGCGGTCTTCTCCTGGCTTGCCAAGACGGGCGGCGTCGAGCCGAACGAAATGCTGCGCACATTCAATTGCGGCATCGGCATGATTGCCGTCGTGAAGCCTGAAAAGGTCGAGGAAGTCGTGGCTGCCCTTGCCGCTGAAGGCGAAAAGGTTGTCACGCTCGGCCAGATGGTGAAGCGTGACAAGGACGGCGTCGTCTATAAGGGTACGCTTTCCCTATGAGCCGCAAGCGGGTCGTCATCTTCATTTCGGGCGGCGGCTCCAATATGGAGGCGTTGATCCGCGCTGCGCAAGCCGCCGATTTTCCGGCGGAAGTGGTGGCGGTCTTTTCCGACAAGGAAGAAGCTGGCGGCCTTGCCAAGGCAAAGGCTGCCGGTATCGCCACACAGGTTTTCAAGCGCAAGGACTTTGCCTCGAAGGATGAGCATGAAGATGCCATTCTGGACGCGCTCGCCGCGTTGAAACCGGATATGATCTGCCTTG from Brucella anthropi ATCC 49188 includes the following:
- the purM gene encoding phosphoribosylformylglycinamidine cyclo-ligase; translated protein: MTMENKPADKPVGQNGLTYAQAGVDIDAGNLMVEKIKPLVRSTRRPGADGEIGGFGGLFDLKAAGFKDPVLVAANDGVGTKLKIAIDADKHDTVGIDLVAMCVNDLVVQGAEPLFFLDYFATGKLSPDQGVDIVAGIAEGCRQAGSALIGGETAEMPGMYRDGDYDLAGFAVGAAERDRLLPRGDIAEGDVILGLASSGVHSNGFSLVRRIVELSGLGWKSDAPFQPGATLGEALLTPTRIYVKPLLAAIRASDGIKALAHITGGGFPDNIPRVLPEGLAAEIDLESISVPAVFSWLAKTGGVEPNEMLRTFNCGIGMIAVVKPEKVEEVVAALAAEGEKVVTLGQMVKRDKDGVVYKGTLSL